Proteins co-encoded in one Salvia splendens isolate huo1 chromosome 4, SspV2, whole genome shotgun sequence genomic window:
- the LOC121798253 gene encoding D-galacturonate reductase-like, which translates to MAVIPKLKLSGMEKAMPVIGMGTASFPMADLETTKAAVLEAIKAGYRHFDTAFAYGSETALGQAVVEALRLGLIESRSDLFITTKLWASFTDPSQIVPACKMSLQNLKVEYVDMYLIHWPVRLTEMVRKTPVPVEIVKPLDIKGAWKGMEECVNLGLTKGIGVSNFSIKTLDQLLSTAKIPPTLNQVEMNPYWQQKKLREFCKERGVHVTAYSPLGANNTKWGDDRILGNEVLADIAKARGKTTAQVALRWVYEQGVSIASKSFNKERMAQNLQIFDWCLSDQDLQKISQLPQAKGVTLASILGPHPLVLEIDADL; encoded by the exons atggcgGTGATCCCAAAGTTGAAGCTCAGCGGCATGGAGAAGGCGATGCCGGTGATTGGGATGGGAACGGCGTCGTTTCCGATGGCAGACCTGGAGACGACGAAAGCGGCGGTGCTGGAGGCCATTAAGGCCGGGTACCGCCACTTCGACACGGCCTTCGCCTACGGCTCCGAGACGGCGCTGGGCCAGGCCGTCGTGGAGGCCCTGCGCCTCGGCCTCATTGAGTCACGCAGCGACCTCTTCATCACTACCAAGCTGTGGGCCAGCTTTACCGATCCCAGCCAGATTGTGCCCGCTTGCAAAATGAGCCTCCA AAATCTGAAAGTGGAGTACGTGGATATGTACCTGATCCATTGGCCGGTGAGGCTGACGGAAATGGTGAGAAAAACTCCGGTTCCGGTTGAAATCGTGAAGCCTTTGGATATCAAGGGTGCGTGGAAAGGGATGGAAGAGTGCGTCAATTTAGGGCTCACAAAAGGCATAGGTGTTAGTAATTTCTCTATCAAAACCCTTGATCAACTTCTCTCCACTGCCAAAATCCCACCTACACTCAATCAG GTGGAGATGAATCCATATTGGCAACAGAAGAAACTGAGGGAATTCTGCAAGGAAAGGGGAGTTCACGTGACGGCCTACTCTCCGCTAGGAGCAAACAACACGAAATGGGGAGACGACAGAATACTGGGAAATGAAGTTCTAGCGGATATCGCGAAAGCCAGGGGAAAAACCACAGCTCAGGTTGCATTGAGGTGGGTATACGAGCAAGGAGTGAGCATAGCAAGCAAGAGCTTCAACAAAGAGAGGATGGCACAAAATCTCCAAATATTTGATTGGTGTTTGAGTGATCAAGACTTGCAAAAAATCAGCCAACTTCCACAAGCCAAAGGTGTCACTTTGGCTTCAATTTTGGGACCCCATCCTCTTGTTTTGGAGATAGATGCAGACCTTTAA
- the LOC121799816 gene encoding type IV inositol polyphosphate 5-phosphatase 9-like → MSGIKGEVLWPRLVASKIFKKRLGGNNFVADYPTGDHSFMEIPPCFAPTATLLKDSDQETPNYKVFVSTWNVGGVKPTENTAVDDLIDHTNPCDIYVFGFQEVVPLRAGNVLGSEKSKISIKWNSLIRAALMKIDTKQKTNEQYSSFKCIISKQMVGILISVWVRAELRPYIRNPSVSCVGCGIMGCLGNKGSVSVRFRLHETSFCFVCSHLASGGREAHHRYRNSNIQEILSRTNFSSGSSLHLPTDILHHDRVIFLGDLNYRISLPESTTRLLVYEGDWNALLEHDQLRMELMEGQVLEGWHEGNINFGPTYKYYPGSDEYYGTFEGEKKRAPAWCDRIIWQGEGVKQHLYERVESKLSDHRPVRAIFSTQVRVKLKLRALGNFFLSERFERFTNSDTNLHNFQDDFPNSCSNPRFSLHLTDF, encoded by the exons ATGTCTGGAATCAAAGGAGAA GTGTTGTGGCCGAGGTTAGTGGCCAGCAAGATCTTCAAAAAGAGATTGGGAGGCAACAACTTCGTCGCCGATTATCCCACCGGAGACCATTCCTTCATGGAAATCCCACCTTGCTTCGCTCCCACTGCCACACTGCTCAAGGATTCCGACCAGGAGACACCAAATTACAA GGTCTTTGTTAGCACTTGGAACGTTGGAGGTGTTAAGCCAACGGAAAATACCGCCGTGGATGACTTGATAGACCACACGAACCCCTGCGATATCTACGTTTTCGG TTTTCAAGAAGTAGTGCCTTTGAGAGCGGGAAACGTGCTGGGATCGGAGAAGAGCAAGATTTCGATCAAGTGGAATTCCCTAATACGAGCGGCTCTCATGAAAATCGACaccaaacaaaaaacaaatgaACAATATTCGAGTTTCAAATGCATCATTAGTAAGCAAATGGTTGGGATACTAATTTCGGTTTGGGTTCGGGCCGAGCTCCGGCCCTATATCCGAAACCCCAGCGTCTCCTGCGTTGGCTGCGGCATAATGGGCTGTTTAGGAAATAAG GGTTCTGTGTCGGTAAGATTTCGATTGCATGAAACAAGCTTCTGCTTTGTGTGCAGTCATCTGGCTTCAGGTGGGAGAGAAGCCCATCACAGATATAGAAACTCAAATATCCAAGAAATATTATCAAGAACCAATTTTTCCAGTGGTTCTTCACTTCATCTCCCCACGGATATTCTTCATCATGA CCGGGTGATATTTCTTGGAGATTTAAATTACAGAATCTCCTTGCCTGAATCAACCACAAGGCTGCTTGTTTATGAAGGAGATTGGAATGCATTATTGGAACATGATCAA TTAAGGATGGAGCTGATGGAAGGGCAAGTATTGGAAGGTTGGCATGAGGGAAACATAAATTTTGGGCCAACATATAAATACTATCCTGGTTCGGATGAATATTACGGCACATTTGAGGGCGAAAAGAAACGTGCTCCTGCatg GTGTGATAGAATAATATGGCAAGGTGAAGGAGTGAAGCAGCATTTGTATGAAAGAGTGGAATCAAAATTGTCAGATCACAGACCAGTTAGAGCAATTTTCAGCACACAAGTAAGAGTGAAGTTGAAGCTTAGAGCCCTCGGAAACTTCTTTTTGTCCGAGAGATTTGAACGCTTCACAAATTCCGACACCAATCTGCATAATTTTCAAGATGATTTTCCCAACTCATGTAGTAATCCCAGATTCAGCCTTCACCTTActgatttttaa